The stretch of DNA GATGCGGTCTAAGCCGCGCCATTCCGAGATCTTCGATTTCGGTACGATCTTGTGCGGAGCGTTCACGCGGCGTCCTCTCCTGGGACGTTCGATCTCTGTTCTCAAGCTAATGCGTGGCAACGCGCCCGACCAGGGTGCCCGCTGCGAAATGCGAATCTTTTTCGCAACCAAACCTTAGCATGCGCGGATGGCGCACATCATAAGGGCCTGGGGAGAACGGGTACGACACCCCAGCCCGGATCTTCTTCGTTCACAACGTCGGCGCGAGCGCCTTGCGGTGCTCGTCGATCGCGAGCGCGTGGTACGCGTTCTCGTTTAAGGCGGAGGTTATCCACCGACGCGGACCCTGGCGCTCCTTCGAGGCCGTCGAGTACGCCACACTGGAGTGGGTCGACTGGTACAAACAACCATCGTCGCTTGCTCGCACCGATCGGCAACTTCCCTCCCGCCGAGGCCGAAGCGCGCTATCATGCTCACGTCGGCGACCAAGCCTTGGCCGCCTGACTCAAGACAATCTGCCTCCAAAAAAACCGGAGCGGTTCACCGACCGATCACGGTGCAGGGCGGTGAGCCGTTGGCTTTGATGTGTCACGCCCGTAGGGCAAAAAACTGGCGGTGGTGGTCAGAGGTCTTTCATCCAAGAGAGGAGCAGCGATGCGTGCTCGCGGTCGGTCAGCGGCAGGCTGCTGGCGTTGATCTCGCTCGGGTTCAGCCCGTACTTCCGCCGGAACGCGCGGCTGAAGACGCGCTCGTTCTCGAAACCGCACTCGTAGGCAAGGCGGGCAATCATCGGTCGGCGACCCGCCGACGAGCGGGATAGCACCTGCATGGCCCGGGAGAGACGCCGATCACGAATGTAAGCGTAGACGCCACCATCGGCTTCGAACAGCTTGTAGAGTGGGGTCCGCGAAAGGGCGAACCTAGCCATCAGTATCTCGACGTCGATGGTCGCCAGGTTCTCGTCGATGAATTGGCGGATGGCGATGTTCGTGACCGCCGCATGATTGTAGGCGCTGTCGGCTTCCGACAAAAACAGTGCGTTGCAAAGTGCGGTCGTCGCTGGAACGATGTGGCTCATCTGCGCCGGCGTCGCCGTTCTTAGACAGGCGCTGACATTGCGAAAGTGGTCGGCGAGCAGTTTGGTGATCGGGCTGCTCGCGGACGGCAGGATCTGGCCGTGCCAAGCTGAAACGTCTCCGACCCGCCCCTCGAGGAGGCGGCGCGGGATTGCGAGATTGAGCCCGGTCATGCCCTTGGTCTCGGACAGGATCGGCTGTGACAGGTCGAAGGTGACGAAGGATTCCTGCGTAATCTCGTGGGCCTGCCCGGCGATCGAGATGTTTGTCCGGCCGGAGGTGTAGAGTCGCAAGACGACATGATCGATGTTTTGAGCCGCGACCAGAGCCGGCGTCCGCTCGATCGTCTGGGGCGAAGCGTCGATTTCCCCGAAAACCAGCTGGTTCATGTGGTGATAGCGGTGGAACGCCGTCGTCGGAACGATGGCTTCGGGATCGATCTGCGTAACGAAGAACGACGACAGCGTGTCGATCCAAGCGCGGCGGCGCGTCTCGGCATCGAGAATGTGATCGAAGCGGTGGTCTATGATCATGGACACGGAAAGCCGAACGCGAAAAAGCAACACACGGTGCCGTGAAGGCCCGCGCCGTCATCACACGCATTGATTGCGTTTATCCTTCGACCCGGATTCTGGCGGTCCCCTGGGGACGGTGCATCCTCCCATCGGGACGCAAAGTCCGTGATGGACGAGGTGCCGAGCGTTCCGTGTCTCGGATGTCCGGCCGGTGGGCGATGGACGACTGTCCCTGACAGCAGCTGGTGGCGCGCGCCTATGCCTGGCGCGGCCACATCCGGGTGGCGATCTCTCGTTCCTCGGGGCCAATGACGTCGCCGTAGATCGCGGTCGTAGCGATGTCGGCGTGGCCAAGCCATCGCTGCAGGAGATTGAGAGGGATACCGGATCGAAGCGCGTGTACACCGAAACCGTGGCGTAGCCCTTTGGGAGATGCCGCCGTCTCCCCAACCTGCGCCAGAGCCATCACGCCCTTCACATGACGCCATGCCGTCGTGCGTCCGATCGGCCAGAGACGGTCTCCGGGTTGCCCGGCTCCGTGAATCTGCCGAACGGCGCGGAGGATCTTGTGCGGGACAGGAACTTGCCGAACGATCCCGGGGCGGCGCTTCTTGAGGCAGCGCACGGAGACTATACCGTCGTCGACGTCGAGATCGGCATGGGTCAGATTGAGCGCTTCTGAGATCCGACAGCCGGTCCAGGCCAGCATCAAGCACAGAGGCCCGACCTCGGGCGAGCACGAGGCAACCGCGGCGACGAAGCGCTCGCGCTCCTGCGCCGTCAGGTACTTGCGCCGTCCGCTGTCGGTGTAAAGCGACAGGGATGGAGCTGGCCCCGGTTTGGCCATAGCTGAGCTTCTCCAAGTTGACCGCTGGGGCAGAGCTGCCCGCGGTGGTGTGGAACGGATTTGCCAATTCTGTTCCACGCCGCGAGCGAGGCGAAATTTGCCTTCAGGGGAAGTGTGAACGAGCAAGCTAATAGCTCCGCTTGTGGAAGTTATCAACCGTATAACAATAGATATTTCAGGGACGTAAACAGAATTGGCAATTCTGTTCCACGAATATCCAGCAGTTCGGCGATTCGTATCGCAAGACGTCATGGCGAGAAATCCGCGATTTGAGCTTGCGCGCGGTTGCCGCAAGACCCGTGAGACGCGGCCAAACTTCGGATTGGGCAAACCTGCGCCGATGGGCCGGAGGGGGGCTGCGTTACGGTTCGGGACGGCGCGTGCGCTCGGAAGGACGGAGCGTCCGACATTCACTCGGATGCCGTGAGCGATTTTAGGAACTCGGAAAGCTGCATTCCGGCATTTATTGCCTGCTTCAACAGCAAATACGCAAGCAAAAACGAACGCATGAAATTAAATCTAATTCATTAGAAGAAAAATCAGCATTATCTTTTAGTTGTATTTGAGATTATTTTCGAGAGCCGCCAAAGTTCCGAGTTGATCGCGGTGCAGGCCCACCTGCCCCGACCTGATCTTAATTCAACCTCAAAGACAAAGAGTTTTCCTATGAGCAAACGAACTGTTGCTGGACTAGCTTTTTCTCTCGTCTCGGTGGTTGCGGCCCAGGCGGCAGATCTGCCGGCAACGCGCTTCGCGCCGCCTGTCGTGTCCTTGCCCGTATTCACCTGGACCGGCGTCTACGCCGGGTTGAATGCGGGCGCGGCCTTCTCCGGTTCGGAGCGACCGCGCTACAGCGAAGGCGCAGGGTTCGTCGGACTCAATCCCGGCACGCTCTCGGGCTTCCAGCGTTCACGCGGGCAAACCGGGTTCGTCGGTGGCGGCCAGCTCGGATTCAATCGCCAGATAGGTAGCGTCGTGCTCGGCGTCGAGGCCGATATCCAGCATGCCGATCTCTCGCGGCGGCGTTCGGGCGCGGGCACCTTGCCGAACGTGCCCGCTGGCTTCACCGACAATGACACCCTGACCGCACGCTCACGCTTGGATTACCTCGGCACCGTTCGCGGACGGATAGGCTTCCTGCCGACCGAGCGCCTGATGGTCTATGCCACCGGCGGTCTCGCTTACGGCGGCGTCACGACCCGCACAGCCTACACCGACATCGGCACGGGGGCCTTCTTCCCCGGCGGCATCAACGTGATCCCGTATGCCGGATCCCGCTCCGCGACCCAGGTCGGCTACGTCGCCGGCGGCGGCATCGAGTATGCCTTCACCGATCGCCTCAGCGCCAAGATCGAAGGCATCTATGCCGACCTCGGCAGCTCGAGCGTGACGGCCCGTTATACTGGCACCGGCGGCACCGGCCCGACCGACACCTACACGGTGCGCGAACCCAACCGCTTCGGTCTCGTCCGTGCCGGCTTGAACTACCGCTTCACCGAGCTCTGACGTGTCCGCGAACAGCCCCGACCTGATGACGCCCGGCATCGTGGATCCCCCCGGATCGGCGATGCCGCGCCCCAATTTGTCCTTCGAACGAGTTTCCTCGATGTTGAACCGTGCCGTGCGCGCACCGTCGATGCTTGCCGCCCTCATCTTCGTGGCGGCGGGAGGGCCAGCCCTCGCCGGCGGCCCGCCGCCCATTCCCGAATGGGTCGAATCCTATGCGCGCGAGGCGATGAGCGCGCCGGTCACGCTCGAGAACGCAAGAAAATACCATTTCTATCAGCTGCCGCGGAGTCTGCGGTCCGATCATCCGTTCATCTACGACGTTGATATCGCTCCCCTCCTCAAGCAGTTCCGAAATTACGGCAATGGCCAGCGCGAAACCCTTAAGCGCCTGCTCGACGAGAAACTGGCCACGATCCAAACGGTGGAGGAGGCTGGCCCGTATCACGGGCAATGTTCCTGGATCATGGCGCGTGAGGGTGGGAACGACGTCACCCAGGTGCAGATCGACCTTGACACCTATTGTCGGACGAAGGCGGTGCCGGTTGCCTACCAGCGCCTCGTTCGCGAACACGCTGAGCGGTTGGATCTGCGCTTGGCCCAGCTTCGCAACGTCGACGTCTCCTTTCCCGGTCGTTTCATTGGGACCGACCGCTTCATTCAAAATACTGACATCGGCAGCACCTATGCGAAGGCCGTCGAAGCCCGGTTGGGCGCAGCACAGCCGGCCGTCATCGGCGAACTCGCTCAGACCTACCGTGAGAAGCCCCTCAGCGAGGATCCGCTGCAGACCGGTGGCGCGCAGTGCCAGGCGCTTCTTGGCCGTTGGTACCCGAAATCCGATCCCATCCGGGATCTCGCCATGAACGATCCGCTGCGTGGCGGAACCAGCGGCGAGGAGGCTGCCGGCGGCTTCGCCCAGGCCGTCAGTACAGCCTGCAAGCGCGAGGCGAATGCCTGGCTGATGCGGCAGCAGCCGGCGATCGGGACGGCGATCAAAGCCAGCCTCAACACCGCCGACGCGGCAGATGGCCCGGTTTTGTCGGTGCGGGCCCGATGCGAGACCGCGCTCGGTCGTTGGTTTCGATCCTTCGATAGGTTCGAACTCGCGTTCATCGGGCCCCTCCGGCAGACGTGCGCGACCGAAGCCGGACAACTCGTCGACCGGGACATCGACGTTCGTGCCAAGTCGGTCGCGGCGCGGCTCGAGGGTGCGCCGCGGACGCTTGATGGTCTGGAGCAGCGGAACTGGTTCGAGCCGTCGTCGAGCGATCTTTCGGCGGTCGCCGATCCCAGGGATCCGGGTCGGGATGGGGTCGTCACCCTGATGACCGATCGCACGATCGCCATGACCCGCCCGTTCCGGGAGGAGGCTCAGGTCAACGCGATCACAGGTCTCGAAAAGGCCTATGCCGACGGCGGCCTCACCGATGCCGGACTGCGTCCGGCCCGGAATCTCTGTGGTCCCTATCTTGGCAGCGCGACGCGGACGCTGCCGGCTGGTGGCGGAACCGTTCGGAAGGCGATCGAGACCGCGTGCCGCAGTCAGGAAGCGAAGGTTGCGGTCGCAAGGGGGATTTCCGCCCAGGCGAAGTCGAACATCGACACCGTGCTCGACAAGGGCAACCTGACCGTCCTCTCTCCGAGGGGCGAGACGGTGACCGTGGATCCGCGCATGGTTGTCACGGCAGCGGCGGCAAACGGCTTTCAGGTGACCTTCCAGCAGTCCCGGACGCTGTTCTTCGCGAAGCGCTATGCGATCCGCATCACACCGTTTGGACAGAACGCGCCCGCGCTCGATGGTGCTCTCGAGCCTGAGACCCGTGCCGATGGGGTTGCGCTTTGGCGAATTACCCAACTCGACGGTCTGCCCGGCATCGACGGCCCGTTGGCGACGCTCTCCTGTGTCGCCCGAAGCAAGAAGGACGGGGGTGACACCGTTGTCCTCGCAGCCGCCGGTCTCGCTGCGGCCGCTGCCGATGCTCCGTGGACCGCAGGCCTGTTCCTCGGTGCCGCCTTCACCGAAGCCGCCTTGAGTTCCGCCTGCCGGACCGCAGCGAACGCGTTCACCGGGATAACGCCGTAGCGCCGCCGCGTCGCGCCAGCGATCCGTCCGGCCCGATAGGGCCGCCGAGTTGCCGGCGCGGACCCTCTCGCCCATCCATGACGCCGACGAGCAAGGCACCCTGATGTCAGCTGTCTACCTGCAACCCGTTACCTCGCCAGGGCTCGCGCATTATGAGCGCCTCCTGGATCTCACCGGCACCCAGTATCGACTCGACGATGGCACGCACGGCGTCGGCGTCGTTCTGGGCATGCTCGACACCCGCACCGGCCGCCTGCCGATCGGCCTCGTCGATGCGCGGCGCGCCTACTGGGACGACACGCTGTTCTACGATGCCAACCGGCGCTGCCTCGCCGTCGTCGCTCCGGATCGATGGGCGGCGTTCGTCGGCACGTACGCAGGCGGCGGCTGGCTGCTCGGCCTCGTCGGCGGTCTCGGCGGCTTCGCGCTGATGACGGTCGCGGCACTCGGCTCGGTGGTGCTCGACATTTTCCGGTTCGCCGTCTTCCCTGCCATGCTGCTCGGTCTCGTCGGGCTGCTGGTCTACGGCCTTATCGGC from Methylobacterium aquaticum encodes:
- a CDS encoding helix-turn-helix transcriptional regulator, encoding MIIDHRFDHILDAETRRRAWIDTLSSFFVTQIDPEAIVPTTAFHRYHHMNQLVFGEIDASPQTIERTPALVAAQNIDHVVLRLYTSGRTNISIAGQAHEITQESFVTFDLSQPILSETKGMTGLNLAIPRRLLEGRVGDVSAWHGQILPSASSPITKLLADHFRNVSACLRTATPAQMSHIVPATTALCNALFLSEADSAYNHAAVTNIAIRQFIDENLATIDVEILMARFALSRTPLYKLFEADGGVYAYIRDRRLSRAMQVLSRSSAGRRPMIARLAYECGFENERVFSRAFRRKYGLNPSEINASSLPLTDREHASLLLSWMKDL
- a CDS encoding tyrosine-type recombinase/integrase, which translates into the protein MAKPGPAPSLSLYTDSGRRKYLTAQERERFVAAVASCSPEVGPLCLMLAWTGCRISEALNLTHADLDVDDGIVSVRCLKKRRPGIVRQVPVPHKILRAVRQIHGAGQPGDRLWPIGRTTAWRHVKGVMALAQVGETAASPKGLRHGFGVHALRSGIPLNLLQRWLGHADIATTAIYGDVIGPEEREIATRMWPRQA
- a CDS encoding outer membrane protein, whose translation is MSKRTVAGLAFSLVSVVAAQAADLPATRFAPPVVSLPVFTWTGVYAGLNAGAAFSGSERPRYSEGAGFVGLNPGTLSGFQRSRGQTGFVGGGQLGFNRQIGSVVLGVEADIQHADLSRRRSGAGTLPNVPAGFTDNDTLTARSRLDYLGTVRGRIGFLPTERLMVYATGGLAYGGVTTRTAYTDIGTGAFFPGGINVIPYAGSRSATQVGYVAGGGIEYAFTDRLSAKIEGIYADLGSSSVTARYTGTGGTGPTDTYTVREPNRFGLVRAGLNYRFTEL